A window of the Lolium perenne isolate Kyuss_39 chromosome 7, Kyuss_2.0, whole genome shotgun sequence genome harbors these coding sequences:
- the LOC139833230 gene encoding uncharacterized protein — MERDGVDMHIMMFLCANGIPFNVLRSPQYPEMVAAIQKAPKGYKPPAYEKARTTLLDACKRKVETDLDPVRQTWYSHGVSIVSDGWTNMKNQPLINVMASNSCGSMFLYAEDFSGQEKTGEAIAEFLLQAIEEIGPANVLQVVTDNASNCKVAGREIQKVHKHIFWSPCVVHTLNLIFKDFANQFAWMVDTYQTGKVIVKFFRNHQHFQALFRKNSDLDLLKVSKTRFASHYILLKRLMDVRETLTTTVVTSKWKELVRDADVQTRAAANAIAQNIMDEAFWDEINIILDITRPLYMVIKFSDGEGPKSGDIYEKMDNMLGEIQDVMTNEDNPHKDDWPEVNNIILDRWGKMNWNFHCLAFALSPKYYDQAYLATLAPGGGKRKAPNDDKEVMQGVMQALNRIAEDQKEYALLREEFNTFIMKKGLYALSAVQADAAAMNAIDWWFTYGSETPNLSEVAKKVLSQPISSSSAERNWSTYSFIHSVKRNKLNTKTADKLVYIHANERLRRRFTEGYNSGPHYKWDIDPDNSLLEESSLKLEQLRWSSLEDNRTH, encoded by the exons ATGGAAAGAGATGGAGTGGACATGCATATAATGATGTTTCTTTGTGCTAATGGAATTCCTTTTAATGTCTTGAGGAGTCCACAATACCCTGAAATGGTAGCAGCCATTCAGAAAGCTCCGAAGGGATACAAACCTCCTGCCTATGAGAAGGCCAGAACTACCCTTTTAGATGCATGTAAGAGAAAGGTGGAAACTGACTTAGATCCGGTTAGGCAGACATG GTATTCCCATGGTGTCTCCATCGTTTCTGATGGGTGGACAAATATGAAGAACCAACCTTTAATCAATGTCATGGCATCAAACAGTTGTGGTTCAATGTTCCTGTATGCTGAAGACTTCTCCGGACAAGAGAAGACAGGTGAAGCCATTGCAGAATTTTTGCTGCAAGCTATTGAAGAGATTGGCCCAGCTAATGTCCTTCAGGTCGTCACTGATAATGCATCTAATTGCAAAGTTGCGGGTAGAGAAATCCAGAAA GTGCATAAGCATATATTTTGGTCCCCATGTGTGGTGCACACACTGAATCTTATATTCAAAGATTTCGCAAATCAGTTTGCTTGGATGGTTGACACATACCAGACTGGAAAAGTAATTGTGAAGTTCTTTAGGAACCACCAACACTTTCAAGCTCTCTTTAGAAAGAACTCTGACTTGGATCTGTTAAAGGTCTCAAAAACAAGATTTGCATCTCACTATATTTTGCTTAAGAGGCTTATGGATGTCCGAGAGACACTTACTACTACCGTTGTCACAAGCAAGTGGAAGGAATTGGTGAGGGATGCTGATGTGCAAACAAGAGCAGCAGCAAATGCGATTGCCCAGAATATCATGGATGAGGCATTTTGGGATGAGATTAACATCATCCTTGATATCACAAGACCATTGTACATGGTAATCAAGTTCAGCGATGGAGaaggtccaaaatctggtgatatttATGAAAAAATGGACAATATGCTTGGCGAGATACAAGATGTCATGACAAACGAAGATAACCCTCACAAGGATGATTGGCCCGAGGTAAACAACATTATTCTTGATCGGTGGGGAAAGATGAATTGGAACTTCCATTGCTTAGCATTCGCTCTTTCTCCAAAATACTATGATCAAGCATATCTTGCAACTCTTGCTCCTGGTGGTGGTAAAAGGAAAGCTCCAAATGATGACAAGGAGGTTATGCAAGGTGTTATGCAGGCCCTTAATAGAATTGCAGAAGACCAAAAGGAATATGCTCTTTTACGTGAAGAATTCAACACATTTATAATGAAGAAAGGTTTGTATGCATTGTCGGCTGTTCAAGCTGATGCAGCAGCAATGAATGCCATTGACTGGTGGTTCACTTATGGCTCCGAAACTCCAAATTTAAGCGAGGTGGCAAAGAAAGTGTTGTCTCAGCCAATAAGTAGCTCCTCTGCTGAAAGAAATTGGAGTACCTACTCATTTATACACAGTGTAAAGAGAAACAAGTTGAATACAAAGACAGCTGATAAGCTTGTCTATATTCATGCAAACGAGCGACTCAGGAGAAGGTTTACAGAGGGCTACAATTCAGGACCGCATTATAAGTGGGATATTGATCCTGATAATAGCTTACTGGAGGAGTCAAGCTTGAAGCTTGAGCAGCTGCGTTGGTCTTCCTTGGAGGACAATAGAACCCATTGA